The Acomys russatus chromosome 3, mAcoRus1.1, whole genome shotgun sequence genome has a window encoding:
- the Fbxo34 gene encoding F-box only protein 34 isoform X3 gives MHLKPYWKLQKKDLQVSRDTLRTPVSHQNIASDEEGRANYMKAAVFPPASLVKAASRKPFGILSPNVLCSMSGKSPVENSLHVKAKKNVPSATVHQGEEEGVPGGWTIVKPGNTKEKIAFFAAHQCSSRTGSMKIKSPWDLDGRATKRRKKSGGLTRAKVQLEVMRELSSPCCQPEPFACGIEHCSVHYVSDSGDGVYTGRPLSVIQMVAFLEQRATALLASCTSSPAIVKISGQCRGVPAVPEPVSAPGTCEEPTEKESPAGDRSQGEPVRVLDMVAKLESECLKQQCQREPGGLSRSNSFRRNVGRVLLTNSSQAIEKGSEDTADTQLHPMQSAPVGEGPSATDHSAGDQAWDGTSQGCPSVPAGMTFHMDSTELEPCQQTTVTNCDQNDVEMTDEFGELLFSSRTCIQATELPTDAISCRGREHVPFSNHSPDQRKEPLCISVTVCTVEKAPPSALDSLEEPLPGMLFFLSPGQEQPQCSQLNEHTAQGASEARQPHAAAEGNSACKEKDGSVEPLGPAASAVESPLPVLETSSLKRQVSRDFLETRVKLQQLLEPQQYLACLPHHILVRILRLLPTLSLAVLKCTCRYFKSIIEYYNIRPADSRWVRDPRYREDPCKQCKKKYVKGDVSLCRWHPKPYCQALPYGPGYWMCCHQSQKGFPGCKLGLHDNHWLPACHSFNRAVHKKTRGSETEEEY, from the coding sequence ATGCACCTGAAGCCATATTGGAAACTCCAGAAGAAAGACCTCCAAGTCAGCAGGGACACGCTGAGAACGCCTGTGAGCCACCAGAACATTGCCAGTGATGAAGAGGGCAGAGCTAACTACATGAAAGCAGCTGTCTTCCCTCCAGCCTCCCTTGTCAAAGCAGCATCTAGAAAACCTTTTGGGATTCTTTCTCCAAATGTTCTATGCAGCATGAGTGGGAAGAGCCCTGTGGAGAACAGCTTGCATGTTAAAGCCAAAAAGAATGTGCCGTCTGCAACGGTGCACCAGGGTGAGGAAGAAGGGGTGCCTGGGGGCTGGACCATTGTCAAGCCTGGAAACACGAAGGAGAAAATTGCATTCTTTGCAGCGCACCAGTGTAGCAGTAGGACAGGATCTATGAAAATCAAAAGTCCCTGGGATCTCGACGGGAGAGCCactaaaaggaggaaaaaatcaGGGGGCCTTACGAGAGCCAAGGTGCAGCTAGAAGTGATGAGGGAGCTCAGCAGCCCGTGCTGCCAGCCGGAGCCGTTTGCATGTGGCATCGAGCACTGTTCTGTGCATTACGTGAGTGACAGTGGGGATGGTGTCTATACAGGGAGACCTCTGTCAGTGATACAGATGGTGGCCTTCCTTGAGCAGAGAGCCACTGCTCTGCTAGCTAGCTGCACAAGTTCACCTGCCATTGTGAAGATTTCTGGCCAGTGCCGAGGTGTGCCCGCTGTGCCTGAGCCCGTCTCTGCTCCAGGAACTTGTGAGGAACCCACAGAAAAAGAGAGTCCTGCGGGCGACCGGTCACAGGGTGAGCCAGTCCGTGTCCTTGACATGGTAGCCAAGTTGGAGTCAGAGTGTCTAAAGCAACAGTGCCAGCGGGAACCTGGGGGCTTGTCACGGAGTAACAGCTTCCGGCGAAATGTGGGCAGGGTCTTGCTCACAAACAGTTCCCAGGCCATTGAAAAGGGCTCCGAAGACACAGCTGACACCCAGCTGCACCCCATGCAGTCGGCGCCTGTGGGTGAAGGACCCTCGGCAACTGACCATTCTGCAGGGGACCAGGCCTGGGATGGTACTTCTCAGGGCTGTCCCTCAGTGCCAGCAGGCATGACTTTCCACATGGACAGCACAGAATTAGAGCCATGTCAGCAAACAACTGTGACAAACTGCGACCAGAATGACGTAGAAATGACAGATGAATTTGGTGAATTGCTCTTTTCTTCCCGTACCTGTATCCAAGCCACTGAGCTGCCCACAGATGCCATCAGCTGTCGGGGCAGAGAGCACGTGCCATTTTCAAACCACAGCCCTGACCAGAGGAAAGAACCTTTGTGCATCAGCGTCACCGTGTGCACCGTAGAGAAAGCCCCACCTTCTGCTCTGGACTCCCTGGAAGAGCCTCTTCCTGGGATGCTGTTTTTTCTGTCACCTGGACAGGAGCAGCCACAGTGCTCCCAGCTGAATGAACACACAGCACAAGGGGCCTCAGAGGCCCGGCAGCCTCACGCTGCTGCCGAGGGCAACAGTGCATGCAAGGAGAAAGATGGTTCTGTGGAGCCACTCGgcccagcagcctctgctgtgGAAAGTCCGTTACCGGTGCTTGAGACATCCAGCTTGAAGAGGCAGGTGTCTCGGGACTTCCTGGAGACCAGGGTTAAGCTCCAGCAGCTTCTGGAGCCGCAGCAGTACCTGGCCTGCCTGCCGCACCACATCCTGGTGAGGATCCTCAGGCTACTCCCCACCCTGAGCCTGGCGGTTCTCAAGTGCACCTGCCGCTACTTCAAGTCCATCATCGAGTACTACAACATCAGGCCGGCGGACTCACGCTGGGTTCGAGACCCGCGCTACAGAGAAGACCCCTGCAAGCAGTGCAAGAAGAAGTATGTGAAAGGGGACGTGTCCCTCTGTCGGTGGCACCCCAAGCCCTACTGCCAGGCATTGCCATACGGGCCTGGGTACTGGATGTGCTGCCACCAGTCTCAGAAGGGCTTTCCCGGCTGTAAACTAGGCCTCCATGACAACCACTGGTTACCTGCCTGCCACAGCTTTAACCGGGCTGTCCATAAGAAAACTAGAGGCAGCGAAACGGAAGAGGAATACTGA
- the Fbxo34 gene encoding F-box only protein 34 isoform X2: MQLPKPASVMHLKPYWKLQKKDLQVSRDTLRTPVSHQNIASDEEGRANYMKAAVFPPASLVKAASRKPFGILSPNVLCSMSGKSPVENSLHVKAKKNVPSATVHQGEEEGVPGGWTIVKPGNTKEKIAFFAAHQCSSRTGSMKIKSPWDLDGRATKRRKKSGGLTRAKVQLEVMRELSSPCCQPEPFACGIEHCSVHYVSDSGDGVYTGRPLSVIQMVAFLEQRATALLASCTSSPAIVKISGQCRGVPAVPEPVSAPGTCEEPTEKESPAGDRSQGEPVRVLDMVAKLESECLKQQCQREPGGLSRSNSFRRNVGRVLLTNSSQAIEKGSEDTADTQLHPMQSAPVGEGPSATDHSAGDQAWDGTSQGCPSVPAGMTFHMDSTELEPCQQTTVTNCDQNDVEMTDEFGELLFSSRTCIQATELPTDAISCRGREHVPFSNHSPDQRKEPLCISVTVCTVEKAPPSALDSLEEPLPGMLFFLSPGQEQPQCSQLNEHTAQGASEARQPHAAAEGNSACKEKDGSVEPLGPAASAVESPLPVLETSSLKRQVSRDFLETRVKLQQLLEPQQYLACLPHHILVRILRLLPTLSLAVLKCTCRYFKSIIEYYNIRPADSRWVRDPRYREDPCKQCKKKYVKGDVSLCRWHPKPYCQALPYGPGYWMCCHQSQKGFPGCKLGLHDNHWLPACHSFNRAVHKKTRGSETEEEY; encoded by the exons ATGCAGTTGCCGAAGCC GGCATCTGTTATGCACCTGAAGCCATATTGGAAACTCCAGAAGAAAGACCTCCAAGTCAGCAGGGACACGCTGAGAACGCCTGTGAGCCACCAGAACATTGCCAGTGATGAAGAGGGCAGAGCTAACTACATGAAAGCAGCTGTCTTCCCTCCAGCCTCCCTTGTCAAAGCAGCATCTAGAAAACCTTTTGGGATTCTTTCTCCAAATGTTCTATGCAGCATGAGTGGGAAGAGCCCTGTGGAGAACAGCTTGCATGTTAAAGCCAAAAAGAATGTGCCGTCTGCAACGGTGCACCAGGGTGAGGAAGAAGGGGTGCCTGGGGGCTGGACCATTGTCAAGCCTGGAAACACGAAGGAGAAAATTGCATTCTTTGCAGCGCACCAGTGTAGCAGTAGGACAGGATCTATGAAAATCAAAAGTCCCTGGGATCTCGACGGGAGAGCCactaaaaggaggaaaaaatcaGGGGGCCTTACGAGAGCCAAGGTGCAGCTAGAAGTGATGAGGGAGCTCAGCAGCCCGTGCTGCCAGCCGGAGCCGTTTGCATGTGGCATCGAGCACTGTTCTGTGCATTACGTGAGTGACAGTGGGGATGGTGTCTATACAGGGAGACCTCTGTCAGTGATACAGATGGTGGCCTTCCTTGAGCAGAGAGCCACTGCTCTGCTAGCTAGCTGCACAAGTTCACCTGCCATTGTGAAGATTTCTGGCCAGTGCCGAGGTGTGCCCGCTGTGCCTGAGCCCGTCTCTGCTCCAGGAACTTGTGAGGAACCCACAGAAAAAGAGAGTCCTGCGGGCGACCGGTCACAGGGTGAGCCAGTCCGTGTCCTTGACATGGTAGCCAAGTTGGAGTCAGAGTGTCTAAAGCAACAGTGCCAGCGGGAACCTGGGGGCTTGTCACGGAGTAACAGCTTCCGGCGAAATGTGGGCAGGGTCTTGCTCACAAACAGTTCCCAGGCCATTGAAAAGGGCTCCGAAGACACAGCTGACACCCAGCTGCACCCCATGCAGTCGGCGCCTGTGGGTGAAGGACCCTCGGCAACTGACCATTCTGCAGGGGACCAGGCCTGGGATGGTACTTCTCAGGGCTGTCCCTCAGTGCCAGCAGGCATGACTTTCCACATGGACAGCACAGAATTAGAGCCATGTCAGCAAACAACTGTGACAAACTGCGACCAGAATGACGTAGAAATGACAGATGAATTTGGTGAATTGCTCTTTTCTTCCCGTACCTGTATCCAAGCCACTGAGCTGCCCACAGATGCCATCAGCTGTCGGGGCAGAGAGCACGTGCCATTTTCAAACCACAGCCCTGACCAGAGGAAAGAACCTTTGTGCATCAGCGTCACCGTGTGCACCGTAGAGAAAGCCCCACCTTCTGCTCTGGACTCCCTGGAAGAGCCTCTTCCTGGGATGCTGTTTTTTCTGTCACCTGGACAGGAGCAGCCACAGTGCTCCCAGCTGAATGAACACACAGCACAAGGGGCCTCAGAGGCCCGGCAGCCTCACGCTGCTGCCGAGGGCAACAGTGCATGCAAGGAGAAAGATGGTTCTGTGGAGCCACTCGgcccagcagcctctgctgtgGAAAGTCCGTTACCGGTGCTTGAGACATCCAGCTTGAAGAGGCAGGTGTCTCGGGACTTCCTGGAGACCAGGGTTAAGCTCCAGCAGCTTCTGGAGCCGCAGCAGTACCTGGCCTGCCTGCCGCACCACATCCTGGTGAGGATCCTCAGGCTACTCCCCACCCTGAGCCTGGCGGTTCTCAAGTGCACCTGCCGCTACTTCAAGTCCATCATCGAGTACTACAACATCAGGCCGGCGGACTCACGCTGGGTTCGAGACCCGCGCTACAGAGAAGACCCCTGCAAGCAGTGCAAGAAGAAGTATGTGAAAGGGGACGTGTCCCTCTGTCGGTGGCACCCCAAGCCCTACTGCCAGGCATTGCCATACGGGCCTGGGTACTGGATGTGCTGCCACCAGTCTCAGAAGGGCTTTCCCGGCTGTAAACTAGGCCTCCATGACAACCACTGGTTACCTGCCTGCCACAGCTTTAACCGGGCTGTCCATAAGAAAACTAGAGGCAGCGAAACGGAAGAGGAATACTGA
- the Fbxo34 gene encoding F-box only protein 34 isoform X1 — protein sequence MGFGASVGLRRPALSSWSASVLGSESGLSPSPPPRRAAAAPGQASAGQKHRASVMHLKPYWKLQKKDLQVSRDTLRTPVSHQNIASDEEGRANYMKAAVFPPASLVKAASRKPFGILSPNVLCSMSGKSPVENSLHVKAKKNVPSATVHQGEEEGVPGGWTIVKPGNTKEKIAFFAAHQCSSRTGSMKIKSPWDLDGRATKRRKKSGGLTRAKVQLEVMRELSSPCCQPEPFACGIEHCSVHYVSDSGDGVYTGRPLSVIQMVAFLEQRATALLASCTSSPAIVKISGQCRGVPAVPEPVSAPGTCEEPTEKESPAGDRSQGEPVRVLDMVAKLESECLKQQCQREPGGLSRSNSFRRNVGRVLLTNSSQAIEKGSEDTADTQLHPMQSAPVGEGPSATDHSAGDQAWDGTSQGCPSVPAGMTFHMDSTELEPCQQTTVTNCDQNDVEMTDEFGELLFSSRTCIQATELPTDAISCRGREHVPFSNHSPDQRKEPLCISVTVCTVEKAPPSALDSLEEPLPGMLFFLSPGQEQPQCSQLNEHTAQGASEARQPHAAAEGNSACKEKDGSVEPLGPAASAVESPLPVLETSSLKRQVSRDFLETRVKLQQLLEPQQYLACLPHHILVRILRLLPTLSLAVLKCTCRYFKSIIEYYNIRPADSRWVRDPRYREDPCKQCKKKYVKGDVSLCRWHPKPYCQALPYGPGYWMCCHQSQKGFPGCKLGLHDNHWLPACHSFNRAVHKKTRGSETEEEY from the coding sequence GGCATCTGTTATGCACCTGAAGCCATATTGGAAACTCCAGAAGAAAGACCTCCAAGTCAGCAGGGACACGCTGAGAACGCCTGTGAGCCACCAGAACATTGCCAGTGATGAAGAGGGCAGAGCTAACTACATGAAAGCAGCTGTCTTCCCTCCAGCCTCCCTTGTCAAAGCAGCATCTAGAAAACCTTTTGGGATTCTTTCTCCAAATGTTCTATGCAGCATGAGTGGGAAGAGCCCTGTGGAGAACAGCTTGCATGTTAAAGCCAAAAAGAATGTGCCGTCTGCAACGGTGCACCAGGGTGAGGAAGAAGGGGTGCCTGGGGGCTGGACCATTGTCAAGCCTGGAAACACGAAGGAGAAAATTGCATTCTTTGCAGCGCACCAGTGTAGCAGTAGGACAGGATCTATGAAAATCAAAAGTCCCTGGGATCTCGACGGGAGAGCCactaaaaggaggaaaaaatcaGGGGGCCTTACGAGAGCCAAGGTGCAGCTAGAAGTGATGAGGGAGCTCAGCAGCCCGTGCTGCCAGCCGGAGCCGTTTGCATGTGGCATCGAGCACTGTTCTGTGCATTACGTGAGTGACAGTGGGGATGGTGTCTATACAGGGAGACCTCTGTCAGTGATACAGATGGTGGCCTTCCTTGAGCAGAGAGCCACTGCTCTGCTAGCTAGCTGCACAAGTTCACCTGCCATTGTGAAGATTTCTGGCCAGTGCCGAGGTGTGCCCGCTGTGCCTGAGCCCGTCTCTGCTCCAGGAACTTGTGAGGAACCCACAGAAAAAGAGAGTCCTGCGGGCGACCGGTCACAGGGTGAGCCAGTCCGTGTCCTTGACATGGTAGCCAAGTTGGAGTCAGAGTGTCTAAAGCAACAGTGCCAGCGGGAACCTGGGGGCTTGTCACGGAGTAACAGCTTCCGGCGAAATGTGGGCAGGGTCTTGCTCACAAACAGTTCCCAGGCCATTGAAAAGGGCTCCGAAGACACAGCTGACACCCAGCTGCACCCCATGCAGTCGGCGCCTGTGGGTGAAGGACCCTCGGCAACTGACCATTCTGCAGGGGACCAGGCCTGGGATGGTACTTCTCAGGGCTGTCCCTCAGTGCCAGCAGGCATGACTTTCCACATGGACAGCACAGAATTAGAGCCATGTCAGCAAACAACTGTGACAAACTGCGACCAGAATGACGTAGAAATGACAGATGAATTTGGTGAATTGCTCTTTTCTTCCCGTACCTGTATCCAAGCCACTGAGCTGCCCACAGATGCCATCAGCTGTCGGGGCAGAGAGCACGTGCCATTTTCAAACCACAGCCCTGACCAGAGGAAAGAACCTTTGTGCATCAGCGTCACCGTGTGCACCGTAGAGAAAGCCCCACCTTCTGCTCTGGACTCCCTGGAAGAGCCTCTTCCTGGGATGCTGTTTTTTCTGTCACCTGGACAGGAGCAGCCACAGTGCTCCCAGCTGAATGAACACACAGCACAAGGGGCCTCAGAGGCCCGGCAGCCTCACGCTGCTGCCGAGGGCAACAGTGCATGCAAGGAGAAAGATGGTTCTGTGGAGCCACTCGgcccagcagcctctgctgtgGAAAGTCCGTTACCGGTGCTTGAGACATCCAGCTTGAAGAGGCAGGTGTCTCGGGACTTCCTGGAGACCAGGGTTAAGCTCCAGCAGCTTCTGGAGCCGCAGCAGTACCTGGCCTGCCTGCCGCACCACATCCTGGTGAGGATCCTCAGGCTACTCCCCACCCTGAGCCTGGCGGTTCTCAAGTGCACCTGCCGCTACTTCAAGTCCATCATCGAGTACTACAACATCAGGCCGGCGGACTCACGCTGGGTTCGAGACCCGCGCTACAGAGAAGACCCCTGCAAGCAGTGCAAGAAGAAGTATGTGAAAGGGGACGTGTCCCTCTGTCGGTGGCACCCCAAGCCCTACTGCCAGGCATTGCCATACGGGCCTGGGTACTGGATGTGCTGCCACCAGTCTCAGAAGGGCTTTCCCGGCTGTAAACTAGGCCTCCATGACAACCACTGGTTACCTGCCTGCCACAGCTTTAACCGGGCTGTCCATAAGAAAACTAGAGGCAGCGAAACGGAAGAGGAATACTGA